A single window of Chitinophaga sp. XS-30 DNA harbors:
- a CDS encoding FecR family protein has product MEPLLQSLLDKYLEGNLTQEERDQLARLMRSPQSQVYFAALLDEQFNDDTRPLTGDAATGERILGELMKQIPQTTVRRIQIWRWAAAAAILLISLGTYLLYNSDQPVKVAQQTEISPGKNGAILTLADNTQVSLDTLRNGIIALQGGAVAKVVNGSLVYEAKGNEVMYNTMHTPNGRQFQIVLPDGTQVWLNAASSIRYPTVFTGRERRVEIKGEAYFEVAKKKNMPFRVNVNNKAEVEVLGTYFNINAYEEEPSINTTLLEGAVSVGNVVLKPGQQARITDSIQIVDNIDVSSVTAWKNGFFDFEGQSLRVVMRQLERWYDIKVVYKNNVQDIIFRGKIFRNLKLGDVLYILQKMGVKFEMEGRTLTVTA; this is encoded by the coding sequence ATGGAGCCGTTATTACAATCTCTTTTAGACAAATATCTCGAAGGTAACCTTACACAAGAGGAACGGGATCAGCTTGCCCGGCTGATGCGGTCTCCTCAAAGCCAGGTGTACTTCGCAGCCCTGCTGGATGAGCAATTCAACGATGACACCCGGCCGCTCACGGGAGACGCTGCTACAGGGGAACGGATACTGGGCGAACTGATGAAGCAGATACCGCAAACAACAGTACGGCGTATCCAGATATGGCGCTGGGCGGCCGCGGCGGCCATACTGCTCATATCCCTCGGCACCTATTTGCTGTATAACAGCGATCAACCTGTGAAAGTAGCACAGCAAACGGAGATCTCACCCGGTAAAAACGGCGCCATTCTCACACTGGCGGATAACACGCAGGTTTCACTGGACACCTTGCGAAACGGTATTATCGCGCTGCAGGGCGGAGCCGTCGCAAAAGTGGTGAACGGTTCGCTGGTTTACGAAGCGAAGGGCAACGAAGTAATGTACAACACCATGCACACGCCAAATGGCAGACAATTCCAGATCGTCTTGCCGGACGGTACGCAGGTGTGGCTGAACGCGGCCAGTTCCATCCGCTATCCGACCGTGTTTACCGGCCGCGAAAGAAGAGTGGAGATCAAAGGGGAAGCCTATTTCGAAGTGGCTAAAAAGAAGAACATGCCCTTCCGTGTAAATGTGAACAACAAAGCAGAGGTAGAAGTGCTGGGTACGTATTTCAACATCAATGCTTACGAGGAGGAGCCCAGCATCAACACCACCTTGCTCGAAGGCGCCGTGAGCGTCGGAAATGTAGTGCTGAAGCCCGGTCAGCAGGCACGCATCACAGATTCGATTCAGATCGTAGATAATATAGACGTGAGCAGCGTTACCGCCTGGAAGAACGGCTTCTTCGATTTTGAAGGGCAGTCTTTACGCGTGGTCATGCGGCAGCTCGAACGCTGGTACGACATCAAGGTAGTTTATAAAAACAACGTACAGGATATCATTTTCAGAGGAAAGATCTTCAGGAACCTGAAGCTGGGGGATGTGCTTTACATCCTGCAAAAAATGGGAGTCAAATTTGAAATGGAAGGAAGAACACTGACAGTTACAGCATAA
- a CDS encoding RNA polymerase sigma factor, whose product MPADQPYNERELLLRVANGDVNAFTQLYGRYWNRIYSLARVYFKSAQTAEDVVQEVFLKVWLSRNTLPEVRAFRPFLLVMSRNILISKLRSTVFHVELGADETELPQDDYLQPDHQLTIKEYHQLLNEAINALPAQQQRAYRLSRDGGKTYEEIAEEMQISPLTVRTHMSKALASIRQFLIDRSVHLAIIFLLLPRD is encoded by the coding sequence TTGCCGGCCGATCAACCATATAACGAAAGAGAGCTGCTCTTACGCGTAGCCAACGGGGATGTAAATGCCTTCACTCAGCTCTATGGCCGCTACTGGAACAGGATCTATTCGCTGGCCCGGGTGTATTTCAAATCTGCTCAGACCGCTGAAGATGTTGTACAGGAAGTGTTCCTGAAAGTATGGCTGTCCCGCAACACACTTCCGGAAGTGCGTGCGTTCCGGCCTTTTCTGTTGGTCATGTCCCGGAATATCCTCATCAGTAAGCTCCGTAGCACCGTTTTTCACGTGGAGCTGGGAGCAGATGAAACCGAATTGCCGCAGGACGATTACCTGCAGCCAGACCATCAGCTCACGATAAAGGAGTATCATCAACTGCTAAATGAAGCGATCAATGCCCTGCCTGCCCAGCAGCAACGTGCTTACCGCCTGAGCCGCGATGGCGGAAAAACTTATGAAGAGATCGCAGAAGAAATGCAGATATCGCCACTCACCGTTCGCACCCATATGTCCAAAGCCCTGGCTTCCATCCGCCAGTTCCTGATAGACCGCTCTGTACACCTGGCCATCATTTTCCTCCTGCTGCCCAGAGATTAA
- a CDS encoding HopJ type III effector protein: protein MKAQLPALLKQLKENSLPFKEVIGFIETYYQHQPTAFKNGEAYNEASQNQGSAKVFAFARLNDLDEIRVVPRSLLSPV from the coding sequence ATGAAAGCGCAACTGCCGGCTTTGCTCAAACAATTAAAAGAAAATTCACTTCCATTCAAAGAGGTGATCGGGTTTATTGAAACTTACTATCAACATCAGCCAACAGCCTTTAAAAATGGCGAGGCGTATAATGAAGCCAGTCAAAATCAGGGTAGTGCCAAGGTCTTTGCTTTCGCCCGTTTAAATGATCTGGACGAAATCAGGGTAGTGCCAAGGTCTTTGCTTTCGCCCGTTTAA
- a CDS encoding RNA polymerase sigma factor, with protein MQLIADGDEKAFFEFYNHHANLLRPFLLRYSRSETDVEDIIQETFIKIWLHRDQLPGIVNMRAWINRIASRIYLDHIDRDLRSRERRESIGRDWYGEGQVASAERTRLLELRKNIHQAVDGLPEAKRKVFRLNRELGMKPAQIAEMLDVPVGTVKNQLSAALRQVRDQLVASGFGPLAFLWLISRFL; from the coding sequence GTGCAACTGATAGCGGATGGTGACGAAAAGGCCTTTTTTGAGTTTTATAACCACCATGCCAACCTGTTGCGCCCCTTCCTGCTGAGATACAGCCGTTCTGAAACGGATGTGGAGGATATTATACAGGAAACTTTCATTAAAATATGGCTGCATCGCGATCAATTGCCCGGAATCGTGAATATGCGCGCCTGGATCAACCGCATTGCTTCCCGGATTTATCTGGACCATATCGACCGTGACCTGCGGAGCCGGGAACGCCGGGAGTCCATCGGCCGGGACTGGTACGGTGAAGGTCAGGTGGCTTCAGCGGAGCGTACCCGCTTGCTGGAACTCCGCAAAAACATCCACCAGGCCGTGGATGGACTCCCCGAGGCCAAAAGAAAGGTTTTCCGCCTCAACCGGGAACTGGGTATGAAACCCGCCCAGATCGCTGAAATGCTGGATGTACCTGTAGGTACGGTCAAAAACCAGCTTTCGGCCGCGCTCCGCCAGGTCAGGGACCAGCTGGTGGCCTCCGGATTTGGTCCTTTAGCCTTCCTGTGGCTGATCTCCCGTTTTTTATAA
- a CDS encoding collagen-like protein encodes MKRFNMLIAIVAVLSLPIHGCKKGDPGPQGLQGEQGDPGPQGAQGAQGPQGIAGNANVTQYTYGAHNFATTASATLQVTTTADTMNRSAWHVYLVRASGNVYPIPGFGLNGSSDYRLYWSHSGGKVNFSINKVSGPGEEYASMRIIRIYANQTAAGGRASNPLPDIDFNDYYAVCRYYGLPY; translated from the coding sequence ATGAAACGATTTAACATGCTCATTGCTATCGTAGCAGTATTAAGCCTGCCCATCCATGGTTGTAAAAAAGGTGATCCCGGTCCGCAGGGGCTTCAGGGAGAACAGGGCGATCCCGGTCCGCAAGGAGCGCAGGGTGCCCAAGGGCCGCAAGGCATTGCCGGTAATGCCAACGTTACCCAATACACCTATGGTGCGCACAATTTCGCCACCACTGCATCTGCCACGCTGCAGGTCACCACAACAGCGGATACCATGAACCGCAGCGCCTGGCATGTGTATCTGGTCAGGGCCAGCGGCAATGTGTACCCCATTCCAGGTTTCGGCCTGAACGGCAGCAGTGACTATCGTTTGTACTGGAGCCATTCAGGCGGCAAAGTAAACTTCAGTATCAACAAGGTATCCGGCCCTGGAGAAGAATATGCCAGCATGCGGATCATCCGTATCTACGCTAACCAGACGGCTGCCGGCGGCAGGGCAAGCAATCCCCTGCCGGATATCGACTTCAATGATTATTACGCCGTCTGCCGGTACTACGGGTTACCATATTAG
- a CDS encoding FecR domain-containing protein, which produces MDQHRINQILRQYASGVLTEEEKRELEQLLAQPGREELAERIAAMIGEDDHTSYTVTEEITQETFRRIMAADKPLRRSTQPAGRWWLAAAAVVLLCLAAGAYFLLDPGEQPAQTVQQQQEMPEKDPGRNTAVLYLEDNSAVELDSAGNGFVAAQGGTSVMLANGELAYVPPPEGSSLSVTYNRIATPRGGEFTIILSDGTKVWLNAASSLRFPTVFSGEKREVELTGEAYLQVAEDKAHPFEVKIRDVNIAVLGTQFNIMGYEDETGIVTTLVSGSVRVTAPGSEAKLLVPGQHAVVENKTGALYVEKADVAEETAWKNGSIHFERVNIRQIMRQVSRWYDVDVQYRGNVADMDFTCTVSRRDKLSKLLTLLEMTAAVHFTMEGNTIIVQP; this is translated from the coding sequence ATGGATCAGCATCGCATCAACCAAATATTGAGACAGTACGCCTCGGGCGTGCTTACAGAAGAAGAAAAAAGGGAGCTTGAACAGCTGCTCGCACAACCGGGCAGGGAAGAGCTGGCGGAGCGCATCGCCGCGATGATAGGGGAAGACGATCACACATCATATACAGTTACCGAAGAAATAACGCAGGAAACGTTCCGCCGCATCATGGCGGCAGACAAACCTTTGCGCCGGAGCACCCAACCTGCCGGCCGCTGGTGGCTGGCCGCCGCTGCCGTGGTATTGCTCTGCCTCGCCGCAGGCGCCTATTTTCTGCTGGACCCCGGGGAACAACCCGCCCAAACGGTACAGCAGCAACAGGAAATGCCCGAGAAAGATCCCGGCCGCAATACGGCTGTTCTCTACCTGGAAGATAACTCGGCCGTGGAGCTGGACAGTGCGGGCAATGGCTTCGTGGCTGCCCAGGGCGGCACCAGCGTGATGCTGGCCAACGGAGAGCTGGCTTATGTACCGCCACCGGAGGGCAGTTCCCTGTCCGTGACCTATAACCGCATTGCCACGCCCAGAGGCGGAGAGTTTACCATCATACTGTCAGATGGCACGAAAGTATGGCTGAACGCCGCTTCCTCCCTGAGATTCCCCACGGTATTCAGCGGGGAAAAGAGGGAAGTGGAGCTGACGGGGGAAGCCTATCTGCAGGTGGCGGAAGACAAGGCCCATCCCTTTGAAGTGAAGATCAGGGACGTGAACATCGCCGTGCTCGGCACACAATTCAATATCATGGGCTACGAGGATGAAACGGGTATTGTCACCACACTGGTATCCGGCTCCGTGCGCGTAACAGCTCCGGGGAGTGAAGCTAAACTGCTGGTCCCCGGGCAGCATGCGGTGGTGGAGAACAAGACCGGTGCGCTGTATGTGGAAAAAGCGGATGTAGCGGAGGAAACGGCCTGGAAGAACGGCAGCATCCACTTCGAAAGGGTGAATATCCGGCAGATCATGCGCCAGGTCTCCCGCTGGTATGATGTGGACGTGCAGTACCGGGGGAATGTGGCCGATATGGATTTTACCTGCACCGTTTCGCGCCGCGACAAGCTGTCGAAATTGTTGACCCTGCTGGAAATGACGGCTGCTGTGCATTTTACCATGGAAGGAAATACGATCATCGTTCAACCATAA
- a CDS encoding family 16 glycoside hydrolase, translated as MIRKVKLVSLISLLSACSAILPVRAQEKKIDLGNTANWQLYGRPHAPFIGRDSIVFEHNDSTNGVLMLKNETIGDAVIELDVRGRNDMNSNFVGLAFHMENEKKYELVYFRPFNFFNRDTLRRTRSVQYVFEPEFPWYKLREQHPGQYENRVVPTPDPDQWFHVRIVIAHPSIKVYVNNSASPCLSVESLSAAKTGRIGLHVGPGTRASFANLTITPSKAAW; from the coding sequence ATGATCCGAAAAGTTAAACTTGTATCCCTCATCAGTCTGTTGTCAGCCTGTTCGGCCATTTTACCCGTCCGGGCGCAGGAAAAGAAGATCGACCTTGGCAACACTGCCAACTGGCAGTTATACGGCCGGCCGCATGCCCCATTCATCGGCAGGGACAGCATCGTGTTTGAACACAATGATTCCACCAATGGGGTATTGATGTTAAAGAACGAAACCATTGGTGATGCCGTGATAGAGCTGGACGTGCGTGGCCGGAATGATATGAATAGCAATTTCGTCGGGCTGGCTTTTCATATGGAGAATGAAAAGAAGTATGAACTGGTGTATTTCCGTCCCTTTAACTTCTTCAATCGCGATACCCTGAGGCGGACCCGCTCGGTGCAGTATGTCTTTGAGCCGGAATTTCCCTGGTACAAACTGAGGGAGCAACATCCCGGTCAATACGAGAACCGTGTGGTGCCTACGCCTGATCCCGACCAATGGTTCCATGTCAGGATCGTCATTGCTCATCCGTCCATCAAGGTATATGTCAACAACAGCGCCAGCCCCTGCCTGTCGGTAGAAAGCCTTTCGGCCGCCAAAACCGGCAGGATCGGGTTGCATGTGGGGCCGGGTACCCGCGCCAGCTTTGCCAACCTGACAATTACGCCGTCGAAGGCGGCCTGGTGA
- a CDS encoding epoxide hydrolase family protein: protein MSTAKPFKIDVQQAVLDDLQNRLQQTRWPDAPENAGWRYGTDLVFLQNLVAYWQNGYDWRKQEAALNRFPQFTVEIDSLTIHFLHIKSKNPDARPLLLLHGWPDCFYRYHKVIPLLTDDYDVIVPSIPGFGFSSRVPMTDDGSAAIFAALMTEVLGYKTFLAAGGDVGMGITKSLANLYPENVAAIHLSDVGYPDGSEDWSTMSKAEQEFGQFIQQWWYTEGAYAMLHSTKPQTQSYGLNDSPVGLASWIVEKFNSWRTPDGTIEDHFTKDELLTNIMIYWVSQTINSSMRTYAMGAFQQLASGKKVNTPTGVAIFPGDAPTPKEWAERKVNVKRFTVMEKGGHFAAMETPELWAKEVDAFFKSTQ from the coding sequence ATGTCTACTGCAAAGCCCTTCAAAATTGATGTACAGCAAGCTGTACTGGACGACCTCCAAAACCGCCTCCAACAGACCCGCTGGCCCGATGCGCCCGAAAATGCTGGCTGGAGATACGGCACGGACCTCGTATTTCTCCAAAACCTTGTCGCCTATTGGCAGAATGGTTACGACTGGCGCAAGCAGGAAGCCGCGCTCAACCGGTTCCCGCAGTTCACCGTGGAAATAGACAGCCTCACCATTCATTTCCTGCACATCAAAAGTAAAAATCCGGATGCCAGGCCCCTGCTGCTTTTGCATGGATGGCCGGATTGTTTCTACCGCTATCACAAAGTCATTCCTTTGTTGACAGACGACTACGATGTGATAGTGCCTTCCATTCCCGGTTTCGGCTTCTCCAGCCGGGTGCCCATGACCGATGACGGCTCCGCAGCAATATTTGCCGCGCTGATGACGGAGGTGCTGGGCTACAAAACGTTCCTTGCTGCCGGCGGAGACGTAGGCATGGGCATCACCAAATCGCTCGCCAATCTTTATCCTGAAAACGTGGCCGCCATCCATCTGTCAGATGTAGGGTACCCTGACGGTTCGGAAGACTGGAGCACGATGTCCAAAGCCGAACAGGAATTCGGACAGTTTATCCAGCAATGGTGGTACACAGAAGGAGCCTACGCCATGCTGCACTCTACCAAGCCGCAAACGCAATCCTACGGCCTGAATGATTCCCCGGTTGGGCTGGCCTCCTGGATCGTTGAAAAGTTCAACAGCTGGCGCACACCGGACGGTACTATTGAGGACCATTTCACAAAGGACGAGCTGCTCACCAATATCATGATCTACTGGGTGAGCCAGACGATCAATTCCTCCATGCGCACTTATGCGATGGGCGCCTTCCAGCAGCTGGCTTCAGGCAAAAAGGTGAATACCCCCACCGGTGTGGCGATATTCCCCGGCGATGCCCCTACGCCGAAGGAATGGGCGGAGAGAAAGGTAAATGTAAAACGGTTTACCGTTATGGAAAAAGGCGGCCACTTTGCTGCGATGGAAACGCCGGAATTGTGGGCGAAGGAAGTGGATGCGTTTTTTAAAAGCACGCAGTAA
- a CDS encoding SusC/RagA family TonB-linked outer membrane protein, protein MRLAAILLTAGFLNVSAKVVSQTVTFSGNNVPLSTVFNAVEKQTGYVFIYTDPMLTSSRPVTVTAKNQPLNDFLQVVFKMQPLQFEIKERVIILFQTKAPPQPALKRDTVIDVRGRVVNEDGSPLSGVTVSQKGSTRATSTNNNGEFSLKWSGVRLQLVFTGVNVEAREMQLDPEDVTLHIAKNGDGINLSLVTMKTKVYEMAAVTVSTGYQTLSRERSTGAFAKPDMKLLADRSGSMNILQRMDGLVPGLTVNNAPGASQNPFLIRGLSTIGIPDPNTSDKYMGTNRNPLYVVDGVQIEDVSSINPNDVENITVLKDAAAASIWGSKASNGVVVITTRKGKVNEKMKIQYDGFLNFLGKPDVGYFPVLNNRQFIQAAKDIFDPVLNPWEQVSAYTNTGGSGIAPHEKIQYDLYRGLISQSQASAALDSLAAIDNFGQIKDIWYRNASLTNHSISVSAGSKAYAFYGSAAYTGTKSNRPGEENNTYKVNLRQDLRFNERIQAYLITDLTNTVTSAKRNINIDNRFYPYQLFKDAQGTPLSMPYMGYLSEENRADFEERSRINLDYNPLNDFNEGYTKSDALLNRIVGGFTAKLLNGLRFEGVYGYIKGTNRTRSYDDTRSYRVRTEVAQFTVAPTAADQPVYYLPNNGGRYTASSVSQRNWTVRNQLVYDRAWNGQQHQLTLLAGQEAQDQLSNTLRNTVRGYNESLLTSVPIDYATLENTGVQDPVMPNNLGRSTLGPDVFSESEMQTRFTSWYANGGYTYNSKYSLNVSWRIDQSNLFGLDKSAQNRPVWSIGGKWTLSEEPFLANKLGPNRIAVRATYGITGNAPSPGTASSYNILEPQNSFVLRGGQGLRIGSPANRKLTWESTQTINLGIDFGLLKNRLTGNLDFYQRKTNDLIGNLSVNNFTGYSQVTGNFGDMKNTGVEAAITSVNIEQRNFSWVSSLAFAYNRNTVSNLLTANPVMTGDGKVLQRYMPGYAAFALFGYRFAGLDSEGDPLVWLSDKTTSKNRSVTLPEDIEYMGTYQPVWSGGLSNTFSYKNFSLSANMVYNLGHVMRRDVNQFYTGRLTHNGVFANTINSGFQSGNVHAEFAQRWRVPGDEAHTNVPSYEPNRSVSDSRRDVEYYMYGDLNVVSASYIKLRDITLSWNLPVNLAGRLGAENVSLRCQMSNVMLWKANRYGIDPEFQDAVFGYRTMRANQQTVTVGARVSF, encoded by the coding sequence ATGAGGCTGGCTGCAATTCTGCTCACTGCTGGTTTTCTAAATGTTTCTGCGAAAGTGGTTTCGCAAACAGTGACCTTCTCGGGTAACAATGTTCCGCTCTCCACTGTTTTTAATGCCGTTGAAAAACAAACGGGCTATGTGTTTATCTATACAGACCCTATGCTAACCTCTTCCAGACCGGTCACTGTTACTGCTAAAAACCAACCATTAAACGATTTCCTGCAGGTGGTATTTAAAATGCAGCCCCTGCAATTCGAGATTAAAGAACGGGTGATCATTCTATTTCAAACAAAAGCGCCTCCGCAACCCGCACTAAAAAGAGATACAGTGATCGATGTGCGTGGGCGCGTTGTAAATGAAGACGGGAGCCCTTTGTCTGGTGTCACCGTTTCCCAGAAAGGCTCCACGCGCGCTACATCCACCAATAATAACGGAGAGTTCTCCCTGAAGTGGAGCGGTGTCAGGCTGCAGCTTGTTTTTACCGGTGTGAACGTAGAAGCCCGGGAAATGCAGCTGGATCCGGAAGATGTAACACTGCATATAGCGAAGAACGGCGATGGCATCAACCTGTCTCTGGTAACAATGAAAACAAAGGTGTATGAAATGGCCGCTGTTACGGTGAGTACCGGCTACCAGACACTGTCCAGAGAAAGGAGCACGGGCGCGTTTGCCAAACCGGATATGAAGTTACTGGCCGACCGTTCCGGAAGTATGAACATCCTGCAACGGATGGATGGACTGGTGCCCGGGCTTACCGTGAATAATGCACCGGGCGCATCACAGAACCCGTTTCTGATACGTGGTCTTTCCACCATTGGCATCCCTGATCCCAATACCAGCGATAAATATATGGGCACCAACAGGAATCCGTTATACGTAGTAGATGGCGTACAAATAGAAGATGTATCGTCCATCAATCCCAACGATGTAGAAAATATTACCGTATTGAAAGATGCTGCCGCCGCCTCTATCTGGGGCTCTAAAGCATCCAACGGCGTGGTCGTGATCACCACGCGAAAGGGAAAGGTGAATGAAAAAATGAAAATTCAGTACGACGGGTTTCTGAATTTTCTGGGAAAACCGGATGTCGGTTACTTCCCGGTTCTGAATAACCGGCAATTCATTCAGGCGGCAAAAGATATCTTCGATCCCGTTCTTAATCCCTGGGAGCAGGTGTCTGCTTACACTAACACAGGCGGTTCCGGCATTGCACCGCATGAAAAGATCCAGTATGATCTTTATCGCGGCCTTATTTCACAATCGCAGGCCAGTGCTGCCCTCGATAGCCTCGCTGCCATCGATAACTTCGGACAGATAAAGGATATCTGGTACCGGAACGCATCGCTCACCAATCACAGCATCTCCGTTTCCGCCGGCAGCAAGGCTTATGCATTCTATGGTTCTGCGGCTTATACCGGAACAAAAAGCAACAGACCGGGAGAGGAGAACAATACTTATAAAGTCAACCTGCGGCAAGACCTGCGTTTTAACGAGAGGATACAGGCATACCTGATCACCGATCTTACCAATACGGTCACTTCCGCCAAACGAAATATCAATATAGACAACCGCTTTTATCCTTACCAGCTTTTCAAGGATGCACAGGGCACTCCTTTATCCATGCCTTATATGGGTTACCTGAGCGAAGAAAACCGTGCTGATTTCGAAGAAAGAAGCCGGATCAACCTGGATTATAATCCACTGAATGATTTCAACGAAGGTTATACGAAAAGTGACGCGCTGCTCAATCGCATTGTAGGCGGATTTACGGCAAAATTATTAAATGGATTGCGTTTCGAAGGCGTGTACGGCTATATCAAAGGTACTAACCGGACCCGCAGCTATGATGATACCAGGAGCTACCGGGTGAGAACGGAGGTAGCACAGTTCACCGTTGCACCAACAGCTGCAGATCAACCCGTGTATTATCTTCCCAACAACGGCGGTCGCTATACGGCAAGCAGTGTCAGCCAGCGTAACTGGACGGTCAGGAATCAACTGGTGTATGACCGCGCATGGAACGGCCAGCAGCACCAGCTCACCCTGCTGGCAGGCCAGGAAGCGCAGGACCAATTGAGCAATACCCTGAGGAATACGGTAAGGGGATATAACGAATCCCTGCTTACGTCTGTTCCTATTGACTATGCCACACTCGAAAACACTGGCGTTCAGGATCCGGTGATGCCGAACAACCTTGGTCGCAGCACGCTGGGGCCTGATGTATTTTCGGAATCCGAAATGCAGACGCGGTTCACTTCCTGGTATGCGAACGGAGGATATACCTATAACAGCAAATATTCCCTGAATGTAAGCTGGCGCATTGATCAAAGTAATTTGTTCGGGTTGGATAAATCCGCCCAAAACCGACCGGTATGGAGCATTGGTGGTAAATGGACATTGAGCGAAGAGCCGTTCCTCGCCAATAAGCTGGGCCCGAACCGCATTGCAGTTCGTGCAACATATGGTATTACCGGTAACGCCCCATCACCGGGCACTGCATCTTCTTACAACATCCTCGAACCGCAAAACAGTTTTGTGCTGCGGGGGGGACAGGGGCTGCGGATCGGAAGCCCTGCCAACAGGAAACTCACATGGGAAAGTACGCAAACCATCAACCTGGGTATCGACTTCGGCCTGCTGAAGAACAGGTTGACCGGCAACCTGGATTTTTATCAGCGAAAGACCAACGATCTGATCGGAAACCTGTCTGTGAATAATTTCACCGGCTACAGCCAGGTTACGGGCAATTTCGGAGATATGAAAAACACCGGTGTAGAAGCGGCTATCACGTCTGTAAATATCGAGCAGCGCAATTTCAGTTGGGTGAGCTCCCTTGCATTTGCTTACAACAGGAACACCGTTTCGAATCTGCTCACTGCGAATCCGGTAATGACGGGCGATGGCAAGGTGTTGCAGCGTTATATGCCGGGATATGCGGCCTTTGCTTTATTCGGTTACCGTTTCGCCGGATTGGATAGTGAAGGGGATCCGCTCGTATGGCTGTCCGATAAAACTACTTCCAAGAACCGTTCGGTGACCCTGCCCGAGGATATCGAATATATGGGCACTTATCAACCGGTATGGAGCGGCGGCTTGTCCAACACCTTCAGCTATAAAAACTTTTCGCTAAGCGCGAACATGGTCTATAACCTCGGGCATGTGATGCGCCGCGATGTGAATCAGTTTTACACAGGCCGTTTAACCCACAACGGGGTTTTCGCAAATACCATCAACAGCGGTTTCCAGAGTGGCAACGTGCATGCTGAATTTGCACAAAGATGGAGAGTGCCGGGCGACGAGGCGCATACGAATGTTCCGTCTTATGAACCCAACAGGTCTGTCAGCGACAGCCGGAGGGATGTGGAGTATTATATGTATGGCGACCTGAATGTGGTGAGCGCATCTTACATCAAGCTACGCGACATCACGCTTTCCTGGAATCTACCCGTAAATCTGGCGGGAAGGCTGGGTGCGGAAAATGTTTCCCTGCGTTGCCAGATGTCCAATGTGATGCTATGGAAAGCCAACCGGTACGGTATCGATCCGGAATTCCAGGATGCGGTATTCGGTTACAGAACGATGAGAGCCAATCAACAAACAGTTACTGTTGGAGCAAGAGTTTCATTTTAA
- a CDS encoding HopJ type III effector protein — protein MDEADTLCLFAEHYQSVLNNPDGSDHQNIRQFMTHGWPGVVFEGEALLAK, from the coding sequence CTGGACGAAGCAGATACGCTCTGTTTATTTGCGGAACACTACCAGTCTGTATTAAATAATCCTGACGGTTCAGATCACCAGAATATCAGGCAGTTCATGACGCATGGCTGGCCGGGGGTCGTTTTTGAAGGAGAGGCCCTGCTGGCGAAATAG